The following are encoded in a window of Nakamurella sp. A5-74 genomic DNA:
- a CDS encoding GDP-mannose 4,6-dehydratase, with protein MASEHRGGGPKVLVTGITGQDGGYLADQLVARGAEIHGLVRGDDAATDELVRRTPGVRLHLGDLGDPDSTAELIRELAPEQIYNLGGLTSVAQSWVDPLLTARINALTVAAMLHSAWELTAAGHPVRFLQASSAEIFGNPTARVQNEDTPIMPVTPYGAAKAYAHHLTKVYRERGMHAGSVILYNHESPRRPTQFVTRKITAAAARIAAGDRTPLLLGNLDARRDWGWAPDYVDAMVRAVQLDTPDDYVIATGVSHSVREFVGAAFTAAGVHGWEQYVQVDPAFFRPVDAVELTGDASRARTVLGWEPTVSFDELVSRMVQVDMAPAGTAGPGAVGASDEKELG; from the coding sequence ATGGCATCCGAGCACCGCGGCGGCGGGCCGAAGGTGCTGGTGACCGGCATCACCGGTCAGGACGGGGGCTACCTCGCCGACCAGCTCGTTGCCCGCGGCGCCGAGATCCACGGTCTGGTCCGGGGCGACGACGCCGCGACCGACGAGTTGGTGCGTCGCACGCCCGGGGTCCGTCTGCACCTGGGCGATCTCGGCGACCCCGACTCCACGGCAGAGCTGATCCGTGAGCTGGCGCCAGAGCAGATCTACAACCTCGGCGGGCTCACCTCGGTGGCCCAGTCGTGGGTCGATCCATTGCTCACGGCCAGGATCAACGCGCTGACCGTCGCCGCGATGCTGCACAGCGCCTGGGAGCTGACGGCCGCCGGGCATCCGGTGCGGTTCCTGCAGGCTTCCAGCGCGGAGATCTTCGGCAACCCGACGGCCCGGGTGCAGAACGAGGACACCCCGATCATGCCGGTGACGCCCTACGGTGCCGCCAAGGCCTACGCACACCATCTGACGAAGGTCTACCGCGAGCGCGGCATGCACGCAGGGTCGGTGATCCTCTACAACCACGAGTCGCCGCGGCGACCCACCCAGTTCGTCACCCGCAAGATCACGGCCGCCGCTGCCAGGATCGCCGCGGGCGACCGCACGCCGCTGCTGCTGGGCAACCTGGATGCCCGGCGTGACTGGGGATGGGCGCCGGACTATGTCGATGCGATGGTGCGGGCGGTGCAGCTCGACACGCCCGACGACTACGTCATCGCGACCGGTGTCTCGCACTCGGTGCGCGAGTTCGTCGGGGCGGCCTTCACCGCTGCCGGGGTGCACGGGTGGGAGCAGTACGTGCAGGTCGATCCGGCGTTCTTCCGGCCGGTCGACGCAGTCGAGCTCACCGGCGATGCGAGCCGGGCCCGGACCGTGCTGGGGTGGGAGCCGACGGTGTCGTTCGACGAGTTGGTCAGCAGGATGGTGCAGGTCGACATGGCCCCCGCGGGGACAGCCGGTCCCGGCGCCGTGGGCGCGAGTGATGAGAAGGAGCTGGGATGA
- a CDS encoding glycosyltransferase gives MTDAHQQSPSQADRTPEDPAPATARAALAGRLRAAAVALDIDLNAVPAPVGDDGAQDAARVLDLLAVRVADTLAKDEIWLLLTALSAAYPTLDELTDARRALQLEGVAGIVELLDTSLLRAQQVGEPRSRIRIVTGGVVTDVEHSAKHDLHTGIQRVARSLLPQWRSRPEVVPAVWTDASGALRELRPAERQRALEWGREDAGPVGEDGVDTLLVPWRSVVLLVEVPSSEADPRLAALAAHSGNRLVAIGYDAIPVVSADTVPPADSVKFVNYLSALKYGHAVAAISHAAAAEFSGFVSMLPTQGLTGPTVLPLPLPDLAEPAGAIEQTALADDRAPLVVMIGSFEPRKNHVAVLNAAEQLWREGIDFRIRFIGGSGWGHEFPDAAAELIAAGRPLEILRAVDEAVLTHSYREAAFTVFPSLHEGYGLPVAESLAHGVPVLTSSYGAPSEIAAGGGALTVDPRSDDAIRDGMRTLLTDPAERDRLRAEIRSRPGSDWTRYADALWTVVAEQLALVPAASTGRHTRSATDMADMADVAGAATAAEDVR, from the coding sequence GTGACCGACGCACACCAGCAGTCCCCGTCGCAGGCGGACCGAACCCCGGAAGATCCGGCGCCCGCCACCGCCCGGGCCGCACTGGCCGGTCGGCTCCGCGCCGCCGCCGTTGCCCTCGACATCGACCTGAACGCTGTTCCTGCTCCCGTCGGTGATGACGGGGCGCAGGACGCCGCCCGGGTGCTCGACCTGCTCGCTGTCCGGGTGGCCGACACGCTGGCGAAGGACGAGATCTGGCTGCTGCTGACGGCACTGTCCGCCGCGTATCCCACGCTCGACGAACTGACCGACGCCCGGCGCGCCCTGCAGCTCGAGGGTGTCGCCGGGATCGTCGAGCTCCTCGACACCTCCTTGCTGCGTGCCCAACAGGTCGGTGAGCCGCGGTCGAGGATCAGGATCGTTACCGGCGGGGTGGTCACGGACGTCGAACACTCGGCCAAACACGACCTGCACACCGGTATCCAGCGGGTGGCTCGCAGCCTCCTGCCGCAGTGGCGGTCGCGTCCCGAGGTGGTTCCCGCGGTGTGGACGGACGCCTCCGGAGCGCTGCGTGAACTGCGTCCGGCGGAGCGGCAACGTGCGCTGGAGTGGGGTCGGGAGGATGCCGGGCCCGTCGGCGAGGACGGCGTGGACACCCTGCTGGTGCCGTGGCGTTCGGTGGTCCTGCTCGTCGAGGTGCCCAGCTCGGAGGCCGACCCCCGGCTGGCTGCCCTTGCCGCGCACTCCGGCAACCGGTTGGTGGCGATCGGGTACGACGCCATCCCGGTGGTCAGCGCCGACACCGTTCCGCCGGCCGACTCGGTGAAGTTCGTCAACTATCTCTCCGCACTCAAGTACGGCCACGCTGTTGCGGCGATCTCGCACGCAGCGGCCGCCGAGTTCAGCGGCTTCGTCTCGATGCTTCCCACCCAGGGCCTGACCGGCCCGACGGTGCTCCCGCTCCCGCTTCCGGATCTGGCCGAACCCGCGGGTGCCATCGAACAGACCGCACTCGCCGACGACCGCGCACCGCTGGTGGTGATGATCGGTTCGTTCGAGCCCCGCAAGAACCATGTCGCCGTGTTGAACGCCGCCGAGCAACTGTGGCGTGAGGGCATCGACTTCCGGATCCGCTTCATCGGCGGCAGCGGCTGGGGCCACGAGTTCCCGGACGCGGCAGCCGAGCTGATCGCCGCCGGGCGCCCGCTGGAGATCCTCCGTGCTGTCGACGAGGCCGTGCTCACCCACTCCTACCGGGAGGCCGCCTTCACCGTGTTCCCGTCCTTGCACGAGGGTTACGGCCTGCCCGTGGCCGAGTCGCTCGCCCACGGCGTTCCGGTGCTCACCAGCTCCTACGGCGCGCCCTCGGAGATCGCGGCCGGCGGCGGCGCCCTCACCGTCGATCCGCGCAGCGACGATGCCATCCGCGACGGCATGCGCACGCTGTTGACGGATCCCGCCGAGCGGGACCGGCTGCGTGCCGAGATCCGCTCCCGTCCTGGCTCCGACTGGACCCGCTACGCCGACGCACTGTGGACGGTCGTCGCCGAACAGCTGGCGCTGGTCCCGGCAGCATCGACCGGGCGCCACACCCGCAGCGCGACCGACATGGCCGACATGGCCGACGTGGCCGGTGCGGCCACCGCGGCGGAGGACGTCCGATGA
- a CDS encoding mannose-1-phosphate guanylyltransferase: MTDGVQQDGVQQGGVQQRVVEPDFWAVIPAGGAGTRLWPLSRSSAPKFLHDLTGTGRSLLQATRDRLAPLSGDRMMVVTGVKHADAVRAQLPELAADLVVAEPSPRDSMPAIGLAAALIAARDPEAIIGSFAADHVISDEDSYRDCVREAIAVARTGRLVTIGIEPSYAATGFGYIQAGEALDVAGAPHAAAVTSFVEKPDVDTAAGYLAQGGYRWNAGMFVVKATVLLELLAKYQPLLAAGLQAIAAAPETLQEVWPSLTKIAIDHAVAEPAAADGIVAVVAGTFDWDDVGDFASLAPLLADAAGLPGTKVLGDAGAVLMHDADGLVSTSTGRTVVVLGLSDVVVVDTPDALLVTTRERAQDVKKIVDALKADGREHLT, from the coding sequence ATGACGGACGGTGTGCAGCAGGACGGTGTGCAGCAGGGCGGTGTGCAGCAGCGGGTGGTGGAACCCGATTTCTGGGCGGTGATTCCGGCTGGTGGGGCCGGAACCCGGTTGTGGCCGCTGTCGCGGTCGTCGGCGCCGAAGTTCCTGCACGACCTGACCGGTACCGGCCGATCGCTCCTGCAGGCAACCCGTGACCGGCTCGCTCCGCTGTCCGGGGATCGGATGATGGTCGTCACCGGCGTCAAGCATGCGGACGCGGTGCGCGCCCAGCTGCCGGAGCTGGCAGCCGATCTGGTGGTCGCGGAGCCCTCGCCGCGGGACTCGATGCCGGCCATCGGGTTGGCCGCGGCACTGATCGCGGCCCGCGATCCCGAGGCGATCATCGGCTCCTTCGCCGCAGACCACGTGATCAGCGACGAGGACTCCTACCGGGACTGCGTCCGCGAGGCGATCGCGGTGGCGCGGACCGGCCGACTGGTGACCATCGGCATCGAACCCTCCTATGCCGCAACAGGTTTCGGCTACATCCAGGCCGGTGAGGCGCTGGACGTGGCCGGTGCGCCGCACGCGGCCGCTGTCACCTCGTTCGTCGAGAAGCCGGACGTCGACACTGCCGCCGGCTACCTCGCGCAGGGGGGCTATCGCTGGAACGCCGGCATGTTCGTGGTCAAGGCAACAGTGCTGCTGGAGCTGCTCGCGAAGTACCAGCCCCTGCTCGCCGCCGGTCTGCAGGCGATCGCCGCCGCTCCGGAAACGCTGCAGGAGGTGTGGCCCTCGCTGACGAAGATCGCGATCGACCACGCCGTCGCCGAGCCGGCCGCTGCCGACGGCATCGTGGCCGTGGTCGCAGGCACCTTCGACTGGGACGACGTCGGTGATTTCGCTTCTCTCGCCCCACTTCTGGCCGATGCTGCCGGGCTGCCCGGAACCAAGGTGCTCGGCGATGCCGGCGCTGTGCTGATGCACGACGCCGACGGTCTGGTGTCCACCTCCACCGGTCGCACCGTCGTCGTGCTCGGCCTCTCCGACGTGGTCGTCGTCGACACCCCCGATGCGCTCCTGGTCACCACTCGCGAGCGGGCGCAGGACGTCAAGAAGATCGTCGACGCCCTCAAGGCGGACGGCCGCGAACACCTGACCTGA
- a CDS encoding GDP-mannose 4,6-dehydratase — MPTALITGITGQDGLYLAELLLGKGYDVYGLIRGQNNPKRALVEKEVPGVKLLTGDITDLSSVMRALNVSQPDEVYNLGAISFVAYSWENAHLTTQVTGNAVLNMLEAIRLYAGTDIGKVRFYQASSSEMFGKVQDVPQRESTLLWPRSPYGVAKVYGHYMTINYRESYGMHASSGILFNHESPRRGPEFVTRKVTQAVARISLGLQDQISLGNLDAKRDWGFAGDYVDAMWRMTQAPEGDDYVVATGETHSIRELLDLSFARVGIEDWDKHVYIDPQFFRPAEVDLLIGDPAKAKEKLGWEPTVTFPELVNMMVDSDVAQQSAQAGA; from the coding sequence ATGCCCACCGCTTTGATCACCGGAATCACCGGCCAGGACGGCCTCTATCTCGCGGAGCTGCTGCTCGGTAAGGGCTACGACGTCTACGGCCTGATCCGTGGCCAGAACAACCCGAAGCGGGCGTTGGTGGAGAAGGAAGTTCCCGGTGTGAAGCTCCTCACCGGCGACATCACCGACCTGTCCAGTGTGATGCGTGCGCTGAACGTGTCGCAGCCCGACGAGGTCTACAACCTGGGCGCCATCTCCTTCGTCGCGTACTCGTGGGAGAACGCCCACCTCACGACCCAGGTCACCGGCAACGCGGTCCTGAACATGCTGGAGGCGATCCGGTTGTACGCCGGCACCGACATCGGCAAGGTCCGCTTCTACCAGGCCTCCAGCTCCGAGATGTTCGGCAAGGTCCAGGACGTCCCGCAGCGCGAGTCCACCCTGCTGTGGCCGCGGTCGCCCTACGGCGTCGCCAAGGTCTACGGGCATTACATGACCATCAACTACCGCGAGTCCTACGGCATGCACGCCAGCTCGGGCATCCTGTTCAACCACGAGTCGCCGCGTCGCGGGCCGGAGTTCGTCACCCGCAAGGTGACCCAGGCCGTCGCCCGGATCTCCCTCGGCCTGCAGGATCAGATCTCGCTCGGCAACCTGGATGCCAAGCGCGACTGGGGTTTTGCCGGCGACTACGTCGATGCCATGTGGCGGATGACGCAGGCTCCTGAGGGCGACGACTACGTGGTCGCCACCGGTGAGACGCACTCCATCCGCGAGCTGCTGGATCTCTCCTTCGCCCGGGTGGGCATCGAGGACTGGGACAAGCACGTCTACATCGACCCGCAGTTCTTCCGTCCGGCCGAAGTAGATCTGCTGATCGGCGATCCGGCCAAGGCCAAGGAGAAGCTGGGCTGGGAGCCCACCGTCACGTTCCCCGAGCTGGTGAACATGATGGTCGACTCCGACGTCGCGCAGCAGTCGGCGCAGGCAGGGGCCTAG
- a CDS encoding ABC transporter permease, with amino-acid sequence MSTPSNPDEMTQADTQVADAPATVALHQDPSVDASLEGDQVLAAARKRHIDALGEQPLVAAGPVTGFLRGTASSIRGVWQYRELLAQLVRKELKSKYKDSVLGFLWSLLRPLALLLVYYFAIGRFLGAEQSLRNPGGIKNFAIYIYSGLTAWSLFGEIVGGGSASIVANGGLIKKIFLPREVFPLAVIGSALFNFFIQVGILFIATFVAGAPPNFTQIVWVFAGVAILLLWGMAWAFLLSAVNVYLRDVQYLVEIALLVGFWSCPVVYSWAQVISAVGGTGLENAYLFNPIAIAVFCFQKAFRLNAPAAEFPPNLGMWVAIAIVIGAVLVWVFQRAFARMQANFAQEL; translated from the coding sequence ATGAGCACTCCCAGCAATCCCGATGAGATGACGCAGGCCGACACCCAGGTCGCCGACGCCCCCGCCACCGTCGCGCTCCACCAGGATCCCTCGGTCGACGCCAGCCTCGAGGGCGACCAGGTGCTCGCTGCGGCCCGCAAGCGGCACATCGATGCGCTCGGCGAGCAGCCGTTGGTCGCCGCGGGACCGGTGACCGGCTTCCTGCGCGGCACCGCCAGCTCGATCCGTGGCGTGTGGCAGTACCGCGAACTGCTGGCGCAACTCGTCCGCAAGGAACTGAAGAGCAAGTACAAGGACAGCGTCCTGGGCTTCCTCTGGTCGCTGCTGCGGCCGCTCGCGCTGCTGCTGGTCTACTACTTCGCCATCGGCAGGTTCCTCGGCGCCGAGCAGTCCCTCCGCAACCCCGGCGGCATCAAGAACTTCGCCATCTACATCTACTCCGGGCTGACCGCCTGGTCGTTGTTCGGCGAGATCGTCGGCGGCGGCTCAGCCTCGATCGTCGCCAACGGCGGCCTGATCAAGAAGATCTTCCTGCCCCGCGAGGTGTTCCCGCTCGCGGTGATCGGCTCCGCGCTGTTCAACTTCTTCATCCAGGTCGGCATCCTGTTCATCGCCACCTTTGTCGCCGGTGCTCCGCCGAACTTCACCCAGATCGTGTGGGTGTTCGCCGGGGTGGCCATCCTGCTGCTGTGGGGCATGGCGTGGGCCTTCCTGCTGTCCGCGGTGAACGTCTACCTCCGTGACGTCCAGTACCTGGTGGAGATCGCCCTGCTCGTCGGCTTCTGGTCGTGTCCGGTGGTCTACTCCTGGGCGCAGGTCATCAGCGCCGTCGGCGGCACCGGACTGGAGAACGCCTACCTGTTCAACCCGATCGCCATCGCCGTCTTCTGCTTCCAGAAGGCCTTCCGGCTGAACGCACCTGCAGCCGAGTTCCCGCCTAACCTCGGAATGTGGGTGGCCATCGCGATCGTCATCGGCGCCGTCCTCGTGTGGGTCTTCCAGCGGGCCTTCGCCCGGATGCAGGCGAACTTCGCCCAGGAGCTCTGA
- a CDS encoding DUF4214 domain-containing protein: MSERSTRVTVRRPTFAAADAPSGRRVFSARGFERLLKARMAASTISVVETWTPVAPVVGRLDRAPDLADVWVYGLYRTILHRLPDDGGNRAFTAMIRGGGTPDLLIQALLGSQEAATTGASAPEDLDVAFVTGVYLTALGRAPDEDGLEAHRTALAAGAVTHESMLASMLASEEAKSQLRFPPTPSVQLSADEAAATLAASDAGRPRVKRLVGQLVKRHKGPRTVAREFLSGTTAARATGRTQSRVETLISEVEAGREWQWKVDRHQMSHLDTLTYALNSVSARLDRIERDLAILLKQSAPQDLSKVAGKE, from the coding sequence ATGTCCGAGCGCAGCACCCGGGTCACCGTCCGACGCCCCACCTTCGCCGCAGCCGACGCGCCCTCCGGGCGGCGGGTGTTCAGCGCCCGGGGTTTCGAGCGCCTGCTGAAGGCCAGGATGGCCGCGTCCACGATCTCGGTGGTCGAGACCTGGACGCCGGTGGCCCCGGTCGTCGGTCGCCTCGACCGCGCTCCCGATCTGGCCGATGTCTGGGTGTACGGGCTCTACCGCACGATCCTGCACCGACTCCCGGACGACGGTGGCAACCGCGCCTTCACCGCGATGATCCGCGGTGGCGGCACTCCCGACCTGCTGATCCAGGCCTTGCTGGGCTCCCAGGAGGCAGCCACCACCGGCGCCAGCGCCCCCGAGGACCTCGACGTCGCGTTCGTCACCGGCGTCTACCTGACCGCACTCGGTCGTGCCCCGGACGAGGACGGTCTGGAGGCGCACCGCACCGCGCTGGCCGCTGGGGCTGTCACCCACGAGAGCATGCTGGCCTCGATGCTCGCGTCCGAGGAGGCCAAGAGCCAGCTGCGCTTCCCGCCGACCCCTTCGGTACAGCTCTCCGCTGACGAAGCGGCCGCCACCCTCGCGGCGTCCGACGCCGGTCGGCCCCGCGTCAAACGGCTCGTCGGTCAACTGGTGAAACGGCACAAGGGTCCGCGGACCGTTGCCCGCGAGTTCCTCTCGGGGACCACCGCCGCCCGCGCCACCGGACGCACCCAGTCCCGGGTGGAGACGCTGATCAGCGAGGTGGAGGCGGGCAGGGAGTGGCAGTGGAAGGTGGATCGTCACCAGATGTCCCACCTGGACACCCTCACCTACGCACTCAATTCCGTGTCCGCCCGCCTGGACAGGATCGAGCGGGACCTCGCGATCCTGCTCAAACAGTCCGCCCCCCAGGACCTGAGCAAGGTCGCGGGCAAGGAGTGA
- a CDS encoding glycosyltransferase, whose translation MSLRSKVMKATELTGAARTLIRGRARSHEPKAIAADIDGLGRERRDALRARMQSLIHTLGGTQPGRKDSESLVVALAAALEPADEETIWLLLAVMEARLPTVPRVLAATRAARLSGTAAAIRLALWNGPARRLLDRGPWRQVKIVTGAVLVDVHHTSQTDFATGIQRVTRETTRRWAAEHDVTMVGWTEHLQALRALTPIEARRAFWGGPAVPVPADDAVVVPWQSIFLLPELSAEVARTGRQMALARFGRVHYGAIGYDLVPVTSAETSHSGMLPGFASNLAALRHADVVVPISEAAGNEYRGWRAMLAGIDLPGPSILPVVLPSQAPPADTRALAAAAQRLKLGELPMVLVVGSHEPRKNHTAVLHAAEVLWREGHRFSLTFIGGNSWNSERFQAHLAKLQLAGRPVESISAADDDLLWSAFRLARFTVFPSVNEGFGLPVAESLAAGTPAITSAFGSMQEIAAAGGALLVDPRDDESVTDGMRRLVTDDALLDELRAQAAARVPGSWDDYAGRTWRILTTGRDEHTA comes from the coding sequence ATGAGCCTGCGTTCGAAGGTCATGAAGGCCACCGAGCTCACCGGCGCGGCCCGCACCCTGATCCGGGGCCGGGCCCGTTCGCACGAGCCGAAGGCGATCGCCGCCGACATCGACGGTCTGGGACGCGAGCGGCGCGACGCGCTGCGCGCCCGGATGCAGTCGTTGATCCACACCCTCGGCGGCACCCAACCGGGACGGAAGGACAGCGAGTCCCTGGTGGTCGCGCTGGCCGCAGCTCTCGAGCCCGCCGACGAGGAGACCATCTGGCTGCTGCTGGCCGTGATGGAAGCCCGACTGCCGACGGTTCCGCGGGTGCTGGCCGCGACCCGGGCCGCCCGGCTGTCCGGCACCGCCGCGGCCATCCGGCTGGCGCTGTGGAACGGCCCGGCACGCAGGCTGCTGGACCGCGGTCCGTGGCGGCAGGTGAAGATCGTCACCGGCGCCGTGCTGGTCGACGTCCACCACACGTCGCAGACCGACTTCGCCACCGGCATCCAGCGCGTCACCCGGGAGACCACCCGCCGGTGGGCAGCCGAACACGACGTCACCATGGTCGGTTGGACGGAGCACCTGCAGGCGCTGCGGGCGCTCACCCCGATCGAGGCCAGGCGTGCATTCTGGGGCGGCCCTGCCGTACCGGTGCCGGCCGACGACGCGGTCGTCGTGCCGTGGCAGAGCATCTTCCTGCTGCCGGAGCTGTCTGCCGAGGTGGCGCGCACCGGCCGCCAGATGGCGCTCGCCCGGTTCGGCCGGGTGCATTACGGCGCCATCGGATACGACCTGGTGCCCGTCACCTCCGCCGAGACCAGCCACTCCGGCATGCTGCCCGGCTTCGCGTCCAACCTCGCCGCGCTGCGCCATGCCGACGTGGTCGTGCCGATCTCCGAGGCCGCCGGCAACGAATACCGCGGCTGGCGCGCGATGCTGGCCGGCATCGACCTGCCGGGTCCGTCGATCCTGCCCGTCGTGCTGCCGTCCCAGGCGCCGCCCGCGGACACCCGCGCGCTGGCCGCCGCCGCCCAACGGCTCAAGCTCGGCGAACTGCCGATGGTGCTGGTTGTCGGCAGCCATGAACCGCGCAAGAACCACACCGCGGTGCTGCACGCCGCCGAGGTGCTGTGGCGCGAGGGTCACCGGTTCTCCCTGACCTTCATCGGCGGGAACTCCTGGAACTCGGAGCGTTTCCAGGCCCACCTGGCCAAGCTGCAGCTCGCCGGGCGTCCGGTGGAGAGCATCTCGGCGGCCGACGACGACCTGCTGTGGTCCGCGTTCCGACTCGCCCGGTTCACCGTGTTCCCCTCGGTGAACGAGGGATTCGGCCTGCCCGTGGCAGAATCCCTCGCCGCGGGCACTCCCGCGATCACGTCGGCCTTCGGGTCGATGCAGGAGATCGCCGCCGCAGGCGGTGCACTGCTGGTGGACCCTCGTGACGACGAGAGCGTGACGGACGGAATGAGGAGATTGGTGACCGACGACGCCCTGCTCGACGAGCTGCGTGCCCAGGCCGCGGCCCGGGTGCCCGGCAGCTGGGACGACTACGCCGGCCGCACCTGGCGCATCCTGACGACCGGCCGAGACGAGCACACCGCATGA
- a CDS encoding glycosyltransferase family 4 protein, translating into MKVIIATTITPFSYGGATLLVDWLEEALVNRGHQVEMYKIPLWGSPTDLPQQILGLRNWDFTGHGDRLITVRTPSYLIRHHSKVAWFLHHHRLSYDLWETYPDVPDDGSGAEFRRLNFASDDVALRECERLFTNSQTISNRLTRYNRLDSEVLYPPLGEGVTHSTGPFGDHLLYVSRVVPHKRQLLAVQAMQHTRTDVRLTIAGGSGHDAYADSIKEAIVALSLQDKVTYLDRVVSDTEKDELQAGALGVIYIPLDEDSYGFVGLEAVAARKPLVTVTDAGGSLELVKDGVNGLVADPTPESLAAAFDRLYTDKQEAVRMGAAQQEQVERMNISWDHIVERLLG; encoded by the coding sequence ATGAAGGTCATCATCGCCACCACGATCACACCCTTCTCCTACGGCGGGGCGACATTGCTCGTCGACTGGTTGGAGGAAGCGCTGGTCAACCGGGGGCACCAGGTCGAGATGTACAAGATCCCGCTCTGGGGTTCACCGACCGACCTGCCGCAGCAGATCCTGGGTCTGCGCAACTGGGACTTCACCGGCCACGGTGACCGGTTGATCACGGTCCGTACCCCGAGCTACCTGATCCGGCACCACTCCAAGGTCGCCTGGTTCCTGCACCACCACCGGCTCTCCTACGACCTGTGGGAGACCTACCCGGACGTACCGGACGACGGCTCCGGGGCCGAGTTCCGCCGGCTGAACTTCGCCTCCGACGACGTCGCCCTGCGGGAGTGCGAACGATTGTTCACCAACTCGCAGACCATTTCCAACCGGCTGACCCGCTACAACCGGTTGGACTCCGAGGTGCTGTACCCGCCGCTCGGAGAAGGCGTCACGCACAGCACGGGCCCCTTCGGCGATCACCTGCTGTACGTGTCCAGGGTGGTCCCGCACAAGCGACAGCTGCTCGCCGTACAGGCGATGCAACACACCAGGACCGACGTCCGGCTCACCATCGCCGGCGGCAGTGGGCACGACGCCTACGCGGACTCCATCAAGGAGGCCATCGTCGCACTGTCGTTGCAGGACAAGGTGACCTACCTCGACCGAGTGGTCTCGGACACGGAGAAGGACGAGCTGCAGGCCGGTGCACTGGGCGTGATCTACATCCCGCTGGACGAGGACAGCTACGGCTTCGTCGGGCTGGAGGCGGTCGCCGCTCGGAAGCCGCTGGTGACGGTCACCGATGCCGGCGGGTCGCTGGAGCTGGTCAAGGACGGGGTCAACGGGCTGGTCGCCGACCCGACTCCCGAATCGCTCGCCGCTGCCTTCGACCGGCTGTACACCGACAAGCAGGAAGCCGTTCGGATGGGCGCCGCCCAGCAGGAACAGGTCGAACGGATGAACATCTCCTGGGATCACATCGTGGAGAGGCTGCTCGGATGA
- a CDS encoding ABC transporter ATP-binding protein: MSSNPVVVRVADVSKRFVIRKDKSLKERLVNFGRSQQHKDDFWALENVDLEITAGSTVGLIGPNGSGKSTLLKMIGGILQPTSGTVEHRGRIAALLELGAGFHPDLTGRENVYLNASILGLSNAQTESYFDEIVEFSGIEKFIDTQVKFYSSGMYVRLAFSVAVHVDPEILLVDEVLSVGDEPFQRKCMDKIRRFQEEGRTIILVTHSLDQVADICDHAVLLEGGKVIVDGDPVDALRHLRADFDAIRQADLAKQRVSTRAPDSTAQVVGVSLFDDNDQPTISITTGDALKVRIATHFDEPAVADAVVGMFMDTSLGQIVYGTNTKLLEQQIPAAIGDRVFTFRMGSLPLVEGTYGITAAIGRQSGVELHRLTGGASLEVRGNGFTIGVLDVPSAYAETEATAADIAAREAGQRAEADAEAAAAASTDADAEAAAASSTEAAAQADSTHESAETDPSLRVAVSPGSASTS; the protein is encoded by the coding sequence ATGTCCAGCAACCCGGTCGTGGTGCGCGTCGCCGACGTCTCCAAACGCTTCGTCATCCGCAAGGACAAGTCGCTCAAGGAGCGGCTGGTCAACTTCGGTCGCTCCCAGCAGCACAAGGACGATTTCTGGGCGCTCGAGAACGTCGACCTGGAGATCACCGCCGGCAGCACTGTCGGGCTGATCGGGCCCAACGGCTCCGGCAAGTCGACGCTGCTCAAGATGATCGGCGGCATCCTGCAGCCGACCAGCGGCACCGTGGAGCACCGCGGCCGGATCGCCGCGCTGCTCGAGCTCGGCGCCGGTTTCCACCCCGATCTCACCGGACGGGAAAACGTCTACCTCAACGCCTCCATCCTGGGCCTGTCGAACGCGCAGACCGAGTCGTACTTCGATGAGATCGTCGAGTTCTCCGGCATCGAGAAGTTCATCGACACCCAGGTGAAGTTCTATTCGTCCGGCATGTACGTGCGGCTGGCCTTCTCGGTCGCCGTGCACGTCGACCCGGAGATCCTGCTGGTCGACGAGGTGCTGTCGGTCGGCGACGAGCCGTTCCAGCGCAAGTGCATGGACAAGATCCGCCGGTTCCAGGAGGAGGGGCGGACCATCATCCTGGTCACCCACTCACTGGACCAGGTCGCGGACATCTGTGACCATGCCGTGCTGCTCGAGGGCGGCAAGGTGATCGTCGACGGTGACCCGGTGGACGCGCTGCGGCACCTGCGGGCCGACTTCGATGCCATCAGGCAGGCCGACCTGGCCAAGCAGCGGGTGTCCACCAGAGCGCCGGATTCGACGGCCCAGGTCGTCGGGGTCAGCCTGTTCGACGACAACGATCAACCGACCATCTCGATCACCACCGGCGACGCGCTCAAGGTGCGCATCGCCACCCATTTCGATGAGCCGGCCGTCGCGGACGCCGTGGTCGGCATGTTCATGGACACCAGCCTGGGTCAGATCGTCTACGGCACCAACACCAAGCTGCTCGAGCAGCAGATCCCGGCGGCCATCGGCGATCGGGTCTTCACCTTCCGGATGGGCTCGCTTCCGCTGGTGGAGGGCACCTACGGAATCACCGCAGCCATCGGCCGGCAGAGCGGCGTCGAGTTGCACCGGCTCACAGGCGGCGCGAGCCTCGAGGTGCGTGGCAACGGCTTCACCATCGGTGTGCTCGACGTGCCCAGCGCGTATGCCGAGACCGAGGCCACCGCCGCGGACATTGCCGCGCGGGAGGCAGGACAGCGCGCCGAGGCCGATGCCGAGGCGGCTGCTGCTGCCTCGACCGATGCCGATGCCGAAGCGGCTGCTGCTTCCTCGACCGAAGCCGCGGCTCAGGCGGATTCCACCCACGAGTCTGCCGAGACCGACCCGTCCCTCCGCGTCGCCGTGTCTCCCGGCAGCGCGTCGACCTCCTGA